From the genome of Streptomyces sp. NBC_01260, one region includes:
- a CDS encoding carbohydrate ABC transporter permease: MTTPSARAQRRTATLLLAPFFILFAAVTLAPLVYAGWMSLFTTHTSGLGFGGTEEVFAGLDNYVRALADPAFRGGFLTIAAYVAIYIPVMIGGALVLALLLDSALTRARTFFQLALFLPHAVPGLIAALIWVYLYTPGLSPVIDFLGAGGLDIDFLSADNAVFSAANIAVWEWIGYNMVIFYAALKAVPTEALDAAKIDGAGQIRTALSIKVPMIRPAIALAVLFTVIGSVQLFTEPKVIYSASSSIGSSWTPNMFVQTAAFTHNDFGLAAAASLLIALFAALLSFLVTRFSRSRSKP, from the coding sequence ATGACAACTCCGTCAGCCCGCGCCCAGCGCCGCACCGCCACGCTGCTCCTGGCACCCTTCTTCATCCTGTTCGCCGCCGTCACCCTTGCCCCGCTGGTCTACGCCGGCTGGATGAGCCTGTTCACCACCCACACCTCCGGCCTCGGCTTCGGCGGGACGGAAGAGGTCTTCGCAGGACTGGACAACTACGTACGCGCGTTGGCGGACCCCGCCTTCCGCGGCGGATTCCTCACCATCGCCGCGTACGTCGCGATCTACATTCCGGTGATGATCGGCGGCGCCCTCGTCCTCGCCCTGCTGCTGGACTCGGCACTGACCAGGGCTCGTACTTTCTTCCAGCTGGCGCTGTTCCTCCCGCACGCGGTGCCCGGTCTGATCGCGGCACTCATCTGGGTCTACCTGTACACGCCCGGACTGAGCCCGGTGATCGACTTCCTCGGCGCCGGCGGCCTCGACATCGACTTCCTGTCGGCGGACAACGCGGTCTTCTCCGCGGCGAACATCGCCGTCTGGGAGTGGATCGGGTACAACATGGTCATCTTCTACGCCGCCCTCAAGGCGGTGCCGACCGAGGCCCTGGACGCGGCGAAGATCGACGGTGCCGGCCAGATCCGTACCGCCCTGTCGATCAAGGTGCCGATGATCCGCCCGGCCATCGCCCTGGCCGTGCTGTTCACCGTGATCGGATCGGTTCAACTCTTCACCGAACCGAAGGTCATCTACAGCGCCTCCAGCTCGATCGGCAGCAGCTGGACGCCCAACATGTTCGTCCAGACCGCCGCCTTCACCCACAACGACTTCGGACTGGCAGCAGCGGCCTCGCTGCTCATCG
- a CDS encoding ABC transporter substrate-binding protein, whose translation MFRRRLAALVCSVAAIGLLTAGCGDSDSGTPTAEKGTRKVTFWSFVKGSDEVAKAFNRTHPDINVTFEAVPSGQEYYSKLTNAVKAGTAPDAAVVEYPQLPEFATQGKLETLSDSLAPLVKEHFPQSVRQLVELGGQTWGVPRDAAPLMLYYRNDFFKSHKISVPKTWDAYRNMTAQVKKADPKARGGVLYTDNPGLLTALAWQAGSQWFGTEKDSWKVSLDDAPSRKVADYWGDLAREDLVTSVSSLDPFWTSVQQNRTVAYVCASWCAGAQQATVADQKGKWSVAPVPTWDGKPASAMYGGSSFVIPKGAKNSGAAEEFIKWITTDPAGMKAWVSSGTSSMFPADPKLVPVTKAAFPTDYFGGQDVYAVGSKSYAAVRPGWTWGPVMGTTNTAIVDQLPKVAQGKVKLFDVLTGAQQATVKDMERRGMKVAP comes from the coding sequence ATGTTTCGTAGACGACTGGCAGCGCTGGTCTGCTCCGTCGCAGCAATCGGCCTTCTCACCGCGGGATGTGGAGACTCGGACAGCGGGACTCCCACGGCGGAGAAGGGCACCAGAAAGGTCACCTTCTGGTCCTTCGTCAAGGGCTCCGACGAAGTGGCGAAGGCCTTCAACCGGACCCACCCGGACATCAATGTGACCTTCGAGGCGGTGCCCTCGGGCCAGGAGTACTACTCCAAACTCACGAACGCCGTGAAGGCCGGCACCGCCCCGGATGCCGCGGTCGTCGAGTACCCGCAGCTGCCGGAGTTCGCCACTCAGGGCAAGCTGGAGACGCTGAGCGATTCGCTCGCGCCCCTGGTCAAGGAACATTTCCCGCAGTCCGTAAGGCAGTTGGTCGAGCTGGGGGGCCAGACGTGGGGTGTTCCCCGCGACGCGGCTCCGCTGATGCTGTACTACCGCAACGACTTCTTCAAGAGCCACAAGATCAGTGTCCCCAAGACGTGGGACGCGTATCGGAACATGACCGCTCAGGTGAAGAAGGCGGACCCGAAGGCCCGCGGCGGGGTTCTCTACACCGACAACCCGGGACTGCTGACCGCCCTCGCCTGGCAGGCCGGTTCGCAGTGGTTCGGCACGGAGAAGGATTCCTGGAAGGTATCGCTGGACGACGCTCCTTCCCGGAAGGTCGCCGACTACTGGGGTGACCTCGCCCGGGAGGACCTCGTCACCTCGGTGAGCTCGCTCGACCCGTTCTGGACAAGCGTCCAGCAGAACCGGACCGTCGCCTACGTCTGCGCGAGCTGGTGCGCGGGGGCCCAGCAGGCGACCGTCGCCGACCAGAAGGGCAAGTGGTCGGTGGCCCCGGTGCCTACCTGGGACGGCAAGCCGGCCTCGGCCATGTACGGCGGCTCCTCGTTCGTCATACCGAAGGGCGCCAAGAACAGCGGTGCCGCCGAGGAGTTCATCAAGTGGATCACCACCGACCCCGCGGGCATGAAGGCGTGGGTCTCCTCCGGGACCAGCAGCATGTTCCCCGCCGACCCCAAGCTCGTGCCGGTCACCAAGGCCGCCTTCCCCACCGACTACTTCGGCGGCCAGGACGTGTACGCCGTGGGCAGCAAGTCCTACGCAGCGGTCCGGCCCGGTTGGACGTGGGGACCCGTCATGGGGACCACGAATACGGCCATCGTCGATCAGCTTCCGAAGGTCGCCCAGGGCAAGGTGAAGCTCTTCGACGTCCTCACCGGGGCCCAGCAGGCGACCGTGAAGGACATGGAGCGGCGCGGGATGAAGGTCGCCCCGTAG
- a CDS encoding substrate-binding domain-containing protein has translation MKNDDSLATERGLKVLANERREAILRAVERQGSITVKALAEEMGVSAVTLRQDVRELAGQGLLNRVHGGARALASDAPAPVESPAAAPAPTGEKYAVGLVVPPGGYYYAEVIRGVQNAARARGVRVVLTVSGESLSENQEQVRQLVAGGINSLLLMLHPGLHPLDKAEQWLSTLDVPAVLVERRAGIQAGRLEQVASDHAYGAALAVRHLAGLGHDKVALVARIESPNTALLSAGHADAVKAMGLTPGPEFRISTTGDAAPADARFEEVVRAVESGEVRAALVHNDIDAIALVGILRTRGMRVPEDLALVTYDDEVAELSDVPLTAVAPPKQAVGSWALDLAVRRLSDPATPLAEILLRPELRVRASCGASHRTDA, from the coding sequence GTGAAGAACGATGACTCACTCGCTACCGAGAGGGGACTGAAGGTGTTGGCTAACGAGCGGCGGGAAGCGATCCTGCGCGCGGTGGAGCGCCAGGGGTCGATCACCGTGAAGGCGCTGGCGGAGGAGATGGGAGTCTCCGCCGTGACCCTGCGCCAGGACGTACGGGAGCTGGCCGGCCAGGGACTGCTGAACCGCGTGCACGGCGGCGCCAGGGCCCTGGCCTCGGACGCCCCCGCTCCCGTCGAGTCCCCGGCCGCCGCCCCGGCCCCCACCGGGGAGAAGTACGCCGTCGGGCTGGTGGTGCCGCCGGGCGGCTACTACTACGCGGAGGTGATCCGGGGCGTCCAGAACGCGGCCCGCGCGCGTGGCGTCCGCGTCGTACTGACCGTCTCCGGGGAGTCGCTGTCGGAGAACCAGGAGCAGGTCCGCCAACTCGTGGCCGGCGGGATCAACAGCCTGCTGCTGATGCTGCACCCGGGCCTGCACCCTCTGGACAAGGCCGAACAGTGGCTGAGCACCCTCGATGTGCCGGCCGTACTGGTGGAGCGCCGGGCCGGGATACAGGCCGGCCGACTGGAGCAGGTAGCCTCCGACCACGCCTACGGCGCGGCCCTCGCGGTGCGCCATCTCGCCGGGCTCGGACACGACAAGGTGGCCCTCGTCGCCAGGATCGAGAGCCCCAACACGGCTCTTCTCAGCGCCGGTCATGCCGACGCCGTGAAGGCCATGGGGCTGACGCCGGGGCCGGAGTTCCGCATCAGCACCACCGGTGATGCGGCTCCGGCCGACGCGCGCTTCGAAGAAGTGGTCCGGGCCGTGGAATCCGGCGAGGTCCGGGCCGCACTGGTGCACAACGACATCGACGCCATCGCCCTCGTCGGCATCCTGCGCACACGCGGTATGCGCGTGCCGGAAGATCTGGCACTGGTCACCTACGACGACGAGGTCGCCGAGCTGAGCGACGTCCCCCTCACCGCCGTCGCACCCCCCAAACAGGCGGTGGGGTCATGGGCGCTCGACCTGGCGGTACGCCGACTGTCCGACCCGGCCACCCCGCTGGCCGAGATCCTGCTCCGCCCGGAACTGCGAGTCCGCGCATCCTGTGGCGCCAGCCACCGGACCGACGCGTAA